A single window of Caldalkalibacillus uzonensis DNA harbors:
- a CDS encoding sugar ABC transporter substrate-binding protein codes for MKKRYCYFGLSLLLVFVLLAAGCTSEQTGGDNSAPETNEGPADSDSSPDLEATLRVWIMETGSPEEAQAYFERINAQFNERYPNVQVDVQFIPWLSAHQNLITAIAGGNAPDVSELGTTWVPEFAAMGALLEMNAYINDWGLADGWVPALEEAGTYMENLYGIPWYAGLRQLIYNKDIFEQAGVEVPETYDELLAVSEAIMQNTDAYAFPAVGISQHFVLPMVWHFGGELAVLEEGDDNELRWVSKINEAEAVEAFKFYTDLYKAGYVPEGAVNWSVLDTRQAFAQGDLAMTIDVAPGINAMINENSEIADKIGVAPLPSKANNASFVGGSNLAVFKQSSHPELAAAYVNVLLQEDNIAEWAQLTGFFPGTLAGLDNPVFHEDEHLKVFADALVHGRSYPASPSWGQFEGDNLFVTAVQEIMLGNKTAQEALDEVAEAMNNAFEKE; via the coding sequence TGAGACAAATGAAGGGCCGGCCGATTCAGATAGTAGCCCCGACCTTGAAGCAACTTTAAGGGTGTGGATTATGGAAACCGGTTCACCAGAGGAAGCGCAGGCTTATTTTGAAAGGATTAATGCCCAGTTTAATGAACGATATCCCAATGTTCAGGTCGATGTACAATTTATTCCCTGGCTTTCCGCCCATCAAAATTTGATCACAGCCATTGCCGGGGGAAATGCCCCTGACGTATCAGAGCTGGGGACCACCTGGGTTCCGGAGTTTGCCGCCATGGGAGCTTTGCTGGAAATGAATGCGTATATTAATGATTGGGGATTGGCAGACGGCTGGGTGCCTGCCTTGGAAGAAGCGGGCACTTATATGGAGAATTTATATGGCATACCCTGGTACGCTGGTTTGAGGCAGTTGATTTACAACAAAGACATTTTTGAGCAAGCTGGCGTTGAAGTGCCCGAGACATATGATGAACTTCTTGCCGTGAGCGAAGCGATTATGCAGAACACTGATGCCTACGCCTTTCCTGCAGTGGGGATATCGCAGCACTTTGTTTTACCTATGGTATGGCATTTTGGAGGTGAGTTGGCTGTATTGGAAGAAGGGGACGATAATGAATTGCGCTGGGTTTCCAAGATAAATGAAGCTGAGGCAGTGGAAGCCTTTAAGTTCTACACGGACCTGTATAAAGCAGGATATGTTCCTGAAGGGGCTGTCAATTGGTCTGTGCTGGACACACGGCAGGCTTTTGCTCAGGGAGACCTGGCCATGACCATTGACGTGGCCCCGGGGATTAATGCCATGATCAACGAAAATTCGGAGATCGCCGATAAGATTGGTGTGGCCCCGTTGCCATCCAAAGCCAATAATGCCAGTTTTGTGGGTGGATCAAATCTTGCCGTATTTAAACAGTCCTCCCACCCGGAGTTAGCTGCGGCCTATGTGAATGTCCTGTTACAGGAGGATAATATTGCTGAATGGGCACAACTGACTGGGTTTTTCCCGGGGACACTGGCAGGATTGGATAATCCGGTTTTTCATGAAGATGAACATTTAAAAGTGTTTGCTGATGCATTAGTCCACGGACGTTCCTATCCAGCCAGTCCATCTTGGGGGCAATTTGAGGGTGATAACCTGTTTGTTACTGCTGTGCAAGAAATCATGTTGGGCAATAAAACGGCTCAAGAGGCCCTTGACGAAGTAGCTGAAGCCATGAATAACGCATTTGAGAAGGAATAA